A region of the Corticium candelabrum chromosome 4, ooCorCand1.1, whole genome shotgun sequence genome:
CAGTTGATTATGTCTGGGTAGTATTGTGTTACCTTCCACAAGGTGAACTGAATGCGGAAGTAGGGTTTCTATTGGGGTTGCTATTGTATTGAATTAGTATGGCAATAGTTTAGTACAAATAGGACTGACGTAGAGGCTACCAGAGAACACCCACTTGGAGGATGAGGCTGTGGTTTGGAATGGGAGCGTTTTCCATGATTTACTATAGTCTTTGCCTCCTAGTttgttctctgtttgtttattgcgTTTTGTATCTATGACCTCACTTTTGTTAGTCCCTGTGATTAACCTATGACCAGTGTCTATCAATGGCTTGTAATACTGAGGCAGTCAACGTGGGGCATCCTGATTGAGATATCTCCGTGATCTTGTTATCCTCTCTTTCAATTGGTTCTGCTTTGCTTAATCGAATCGAGCAAGTGTGATGAAGcatttctttctctttgcCTGCCATGATTCTATCAAGCACCTGCTTGTTAGCTGGTTACGTCATGTTATTAAAGTAGGAAGGAGACTTGACTGCTCAGCTGTTTTTATCAGCAAGTTAGGAACTCCTGCAGCTGCTAATGAGTTAAGGTAAGACTTACCTTGTTGCCTCTATGTTCATCAGTGCAGATTACTGCATATGCTTAATGTAGTGAGAGTCTAGTTCATGGACTGTCCAGTCTAAGAAGGACTACCTCACTCTAGAGAAATGTCTATTATTTCTACTGATTCGTATCTAATCTCTCTCATCAGTTAGTTGAATTAGTGGTAACTCGCACACCCGCTGTGTGTCGCAATTGGAATTCAGTGGGAACTTCTTTACAACAATCGCATTCATTCCATAGAGAAAGAGAGTTGTCGCATTGTGACCTGTTGACAGCCGCATTGTCCTCGCGCAGATTCTTGACAAACCGGATCAGTCAACACTGGCTCTCTCGTTCTCCGGTTCTAATTGACTTTGCGTTGCGTGCTGATTTAGGGTGGAATGACATCTAACGAGCTAACACGTTTATCGGTCATCGATTGCCATTGGGTGGCACCTAATCCAATTGTCACGTCCAAGGTCTACTACACGCGCTACTAAATAGCAACGCCTCGCAGTGGACATCATCAACTTATTATTTACATTAGCGGTTTAGAGCCGTGGCCTGTGAATATCGACGCATATCTCTCCTACAATTACTCTCTCGCTGTCGCAGTTAGAGCACGGAGTCAAGTACTGTACCGGCAGACTAAGAATGTTATATAACTTGGTTGGCTTTATACACCGATTTCTATTAGGCTTCCCGTGATCATTGCATCTGACGTCAAAGAACTGAATCGGTCGCAGTCGCACGCAAGCAGTATGGCTACATTGTTGCAGTTTCCACTCGTGCAGACGCTGCTCTTGCTCGCTTGCAGTTGGGCAGTCGTCAAAGTTGTGAGTGAGGTGAGAGCCTGTCAATACCAATGCGATGTTGTCGCTCGCGGGAGATACGTATGTTGCGTGTCAAGAGAGATAGAGTCGGACATGCGGTACTGACGTGTGGTGTTGTGGGTGCGCTTGCATAGGACCCGGCCACAAGTCTGATTGAATGCATGCACCGTGCGATGCGAATTGAATTGGCGTGCGTTCTTTGTGTGACGCTGCGCTGTGTGTTCTCTCGTTCGTCGCTCATTATCTCTGTCTTTCACTAGGAAGTCTTGACAGCGATCAACAACGAATACAAACGGAGAGGCTCGGCCCTTTTCGGAGGTAAACAAACGAGCAGTCTGTGTCGTCCTTCTGTGCCATCGTTTTAACATTTTTCAAGTTGCAATTGCGACACGTCGTGCACGATCGGGTTCGTACGCGTGTCGCTCTCGTCAATGTTTTGCATTGTGTAGACGCGCATccttttgttattgttagaCTTGTCTTGCTGCTTGTAAACCAACAGTGTCTTCGTGCGTGGTCGCGTGCCCGTGGTCGAGCATCCTAGTAATCTGTAGGCGTGTTGAGCACCTGCTGTGATTCTCGACTGACTGTATAAACAAGCGAAGAGCGTCTGTTGAAACGACTAACGAAGATTGTTTAGAGCAATTACGTGCTGCCAATTCGGATAGAACATACTGTATCAGTTTAACTGCCTTAATTAACAGCGTATTGCACactttaatatattttattaattttgtattgtatattGGATAGACGAACAGGATATTGTTGTGCCATATCAAGTTGACCAACAAGGAGAATTTGTTAGTTGGGATATTGCATCACCAGTTCGATTCAAAAGAGCAGAAACCGAAGACTCTCAAGAACTCGTGTCTCGTTGTTTCAGACTGACCGCTTTCAAAGAAAGTTTCCATCTCTGTGTGGTGAGGAATGAAGATCTGCTTTCCCCGAATTTTGTTGTGGAGATTATCGAGGCTAATGGAACAATCAGAACAGACAGCTCAAGGCCTGACTGTTACTGGAAGGGCATTCTTAAGAGTCATCCAAAATCGAGTGTCGCAATCAGTACATGTGATGGAATGGTAAATATCGATAAGTAGTATACATTTAGAGTTCGACATGCAAGTCTTAAAtgcagacaactagacagaccAGACGTTATGTAGGGGCTCTTTATGTTTAGGGATGTCTCTATTGTTTAGTTCAAGCTTACATCTGTTTGCTTATTGAATACGGTTCCAATTGTCAATATGATGTGTTGCATACTTTTCTTTTTTAGACTGGATTGCTGAGGACATCTGACACAGAAATGCTGATTGAGCCTCTGGCTATTGAGTTGAGAAATAAAGTCAATGTGAGCAATGGGGTTCCGCATCTTATTAAGAGAAGACCTCTGGACTCAGAAGAAAGAAAGGCACACTCAAATGAGAGCTTATCACTAGAAGATGTCTTCTGCTCAGTGCGAGGTATGCCTGTTTTCTTTATTATAATCTGTTTAGTATACATCATTGTTTGGCATACTATATTAGGCAAGAAGCAAAGATCTCATACTTCAAGAGGATCTCAGTCTAATCGAAGTGCCCGCAGCTCTAGCTCTTTTGATGAGGATCTAGGTGATCCTTACATTGAGTTGATGGTCGTTGTTGATCATCACATGAATAAAAAATATGACAATCGACCCAAGCAAACAGAGGGGCTTGTTTTGTCACTCATGAACATAGTGAGTACATGTCCTTTACAAACTATGTTTAGTATGGAAGTAACAACATAGAATTCGATTAGGTCAGTTTATTGTACAGTGAATATCCATATGGAGTTGGCGTCAAGATCATGGTCGTTCAATTGAGGATTCTACAAGATACCCAGGTAGTGAGTATGTTTACCATATACGAACACAAATCCAATTTTGTTGCTATGTTAGAGTGGCCTCAATGTCAACAAGGCGATAAAAGTTGCTCTTAACGAATTCTGCAGGTGGCAGCGTCAGTTTCATGTAGATAAGGGTCATCCTTCTCACTATGATCTTGCACTATTAATCACAGGGTGGGTCCACAATCAAaggcatgcatacatacaactAATTAGTGATGATGATTAAATATCTACTTCTAGAGTTAACCTGTGCTTTCAAGATGGTGAACTCTGCAGTCCATCAGTTGCAGGTCAGACCATCtgactgttttgtctgtgttgtgtatattaaattttatctTACGTTTGTTTATGATTGTAGGAAAAGCAAACAGTAGAGAGGTGTGTAATCCAAATAGGAGCTGCATCATAGTAGAAGAAATGGGTTTTGTGACGCCATTCATCATTGCCCACGAGATCGGACACATGTACTGTCATGAGATAATATCTAGCTATAGGAATAGATTGAGAGATGTCTTTGTTGATTGATTGACAGGGTTGGTATGGAGCATGATGGTCTATCCTATGATCCCATCGCTTCAAAATGCAATCCTCAAGATGGCTACTTAATGTCAAACATCATACCTCATGGAGCTAACACGTTTCTGTGGTCCAATTGCAGCAGAGAGTCTCTCAAAGCCTTTCTAAGGCAAGTGAATTTACATCAATAAAGTATCTGGATACTTGTCTATATGAATAGCTTTGATTGGGCAATGAATAACTAAGCGATGGACTGTGTCTATGCAGGACTTCCAAGGCCAGGTGTCTTGATGATAAACCCAGGAATCCCAAGCAGTTGTCTTCTCTTGGAGGAGAGCCAGGATATTTTTACAATGCTGATATACAATGTAGATCAACAGTTATTGGTGCAAGGAGAGCTTGCACCATGGAAATCGACAGAGATGCGATGAGGGCTATGTTGCTACCAAGCAACTGGGTTAGATAGATACAAACTAATTCGGTGCAATAACAGATTGTTGACTGTTGGAACTTCTCTGTCAGACTCTGTGTGAGTTTATGGTTTGTTATACTGAGGATGGCAGATGTGTTAACACttctgcttctgctgctgatTTTACCCCTTGTGGAGGACAAAAGGTTTATTATCAACTGCCACTGACATGTTAGTCTATTTTTGTTAATGACATTTGGTGTTTACACTCCTGCAGGTATGTTTGAGGGGACAGTGCCACGTGAAGCCGAGACAGAGAGATGGCGGATGGAGCAAGTTCTATCCAATAGGTCAATGTACACGattgtgtggtggtggtgtacTCACAGAAGTTCGATACTGCAACAACCCGAGGTAGTCACACGACAGGCGTGCAGTTAGCCACGAGAATATTTCATTCTGTCGTTGTGTGTAGTCCGAGATATGGTGGCAGGTCTTGTGTGGGTCAGAATGCTCGACTGAAACTGTGCAACGAACAAGTAATCCACGACATCAAAGACTTCGTTTTTAAATCATTTCAGAAGAAAtaacgtgtttgtttgtttgtttgtatggtgTGGCAGCCTTGTAAGAGCAATCCTCGATATGCAGAATGTGAAAACTACAATGGGTATGTTGGGGGTAGGAACTGTTCAATTCCAGGTCGGAGTCATATCGTTGATAGTCACTGGATTCCATATTTCAGTGGTACTGTTTGTTCTTCAGTTATTCTATTCTCTTTTTTGTTGACTGTACTTTATTGCTAGATACACCTGGTGAGGACTGCAtgttgtattgtgagatgagGGAGAGAAAATGCATTTATAGAGTTGGGTTGCCCGTTAACGATGGCGTGCCTTGTAGCAACAATGATTCATATCGATGTATTAATGGTGTCTGCCAGGTTGATGAGATCTTTTCTGTGTTTTGCCAAGCGAGTAGTGACAGGTTGTTCTAAGTAGGGTCTGGGATGTGATGGTGTTATCGGATCAAATGCAGTTGTCGATGCTTGCAATATCTGTGGAGGAGACAACTCGACATGCAAGGAGGTTACAAAGACCTTTGAGGACAAACTAGACAAGAAGGGTAtgactgaacacacacacacaccacacacacacataaacgaCACTACCTGTGTCGATCCTTGAGTTTAACTTTACAAATGTCATTTGCAGGTTATtatgtcatcaagaaatttgaAGCAGGCAATTTTCGAATTCGTGTTGAAGAGATGTCAGCTTCAGACGCAACATCTCTAAGTCAGTCGTCGTTGAATCCGTATTCATGTCCTTGCATACTGAATAGTCAATTACTGTTCAGGTCTGTTGGATTCTGATGGTCACTACTTGCTGGATTTGCAGTCAGAAAAGATCTGGCCCAACTGGGATTACAATGGAACTTTGATTGTGTACTCTTCGAAGCCGGGCCAGCCAGAGGTTATCACAATTGACGATCCCCTTACAAGAAATTTGCATTTGAGGGTAAAATCCatagtgtgcgtgtgtgtgtgtgtttgtgtgtgtgtgtgtgtgtgtgtgtgtgtgtgtgtgtgtgtgtgtctgtgtctgtgtctgtgcatgtgtaaatGTTTTCATACTGTTAGGTTCACTACTCGCCTGATCTTGGGCCCAATCCTGGAATCCGCTACATATTCACTCGTAACAAAACCAAAACTCGACCGGATATCAGGTCAGTCACTTGTACACCACAATCGAACCAAATCTAATTCCAATTCTGTCCAGCTTCTACTGGTCTCTCGATGGATATTCAGACTGCAGTGTAACATGTGGTCGAGGCATAGAAGCTCCCAACTTCATTTGCCACCGGAGTCAGCGTCAGTCTCCTATGAAACCGAAATTCTGTAGTGGCATTCCTAAACCATTCATTGCTCATAAGTCTTGCACACGTCAAGACTGTCCAGTGGCAAAGTGGTACAAAAGTGTATGGTCACTGGTGAGtcaacacattgatatcaacagtgAGAGTGAATAGTAATAGGCATGTTTGCATATCGAAGTGTTCTTCTAACTGTGGGatgaagtcacgtgacgtttCGTGTCGCGAGTATGTCAACAATCAGCCCAAAATGATGCTTGATGAAAGCAATTGCAAGGAACCCAAACCGCCCAGCCAGCAGACGTGTCAACCATCAGAATGCAGCAATGGTATGAACCCTAATTGATATCTCTCGTTCAGTGTCAGTGCATGTATCTTCGTCTGTCTAGACTGTATGGATCGAGTTGCACTAGCGTGCTCTCTTGTATCACAACTCCCAACATTCCCACAGTTGTGCAATCAAAGCTCAACCACCGAGTCATCCCTCGGATCAATGTGCTGCAAGTCGTGCCAAAAACACATTCAAGCGACAAGGCGTCGCCGCAAATGATGAAAATTTAAGTGCTCAAATCCATAGATCTTCGATAAACGATAGTTTTTACATCACATCATAGATGATGTACTCTTGGCTTAGCAGTTGTAGGGCGTAAATCTAAAGCCTTATTTTTAGCATTGAACAGCAAGTCAGACCCGACATACGCTTTTCTATAAACTGTATTTATACATGGTAAGAGGCTAGAGGTATAAATGTTAGCAGCTAGAATTGtatgcacatacatgtatgatgAGGTAATGTAGGAATTGAGGTAATGTATGATGTATACATCCCTCACCTGCTGGAGTAGTAGGTGCCCAGAAGAGgttgtgtgtgggcgtgggtgtgtgcgcgtgcttgtgtgtatgtgtgtgtgtgtgtgtgtgtgtgtgtgtgtgtgtgtgtgtgtgtgtgtgtgtgtgtgtgtgtgtgtgtgtgtgtgtgtgtgtgtacagtgatAAATATATGTACATTCCAATGTGTCTTCAAATTGTAGAGTGGTTTGAGTGTCAGCTGTCAGATGAAGCTACACATATCTATAGTTTGCATACAAACGTGACTGCATGTGATTCAGTCATCGAATGGGGGCGTAAGTGTAGCCACATTGCCCAAGAGTCCAAGGTTTAAGTAGTCCAGCAtgtgggttaattaattaattaattaatcacaaacCAGTTTGTTATAATTGGATGAGAATTTCCTTATTCTGTGGTTCTCAGAAGTTTTTTTCGTAATTGTATTGCTGGTCAGCACATCCGTGCTGGTTAGTCTGTAGTACCAAAGCTAAGTGTATTAGCTATAGCTAGAAGCAGTTGTGACAAGAGAccaggtcacacacacacacacacacacacacacacacacacacacacacacacacacacacacacatgtacacacacacacacacatgtacacacacacacatgtacacacacacatgtacacacacacacatgtacacacacacacacacacacacacacacacatgtacacacacacacacatgtacacacacacacatgtacacacacacacacacatgtacacacacacacacacacacacatgtacacacacacatgtacacacacacacacacacacacacacacacacacacacacacacacacacacacacacacacacacagccacccATAATCTGATAAACCTTAAGTACATCAGGACACATGTACTACAGTGCAGCACATGCATCAGTAAGCTTGACAAATCTTTCCTCACACTTAGCAATACTATGCCTTGCTTAGTTTGTCCACTTTGATTTCTAGTCATCTAAATGGCAGTACTGATGCATGTATCACTTTGGTTTACTACGTTGATATGCAAACAGACTTGAAAAAAGCCATGACAGTCTCACTTTGTATAGTTCAATGTAATTTTCACAGATCATTTCAGTAGTTCTACGCAGACCCACCCTCCACACCTCACTACACCTCACTACACTCCCACTAACACCCACTCACAGGTGTCTCCCACATTCACATcacccacacacccatacCCGCCCACACACCCATACCCGCCCACACACCCATACCCGCCCACACACCCATACCCGCCCACACACCCATACCCGCCCACACACCCATACCCGCCCACACACCCATACCCACCCACACCCCCAtacccacccccacccccacccatACCCACCCACACCCCCATACCCACACCCCCATACCCACACCCCCATACCCACACCCCCATACCCACACCCCCATACCCACACCCCCATACATACCCACACCCCCATACATACCCACACCCCCATACCCACCCACACCCCCATACCCACCCACACCCCCAtacccacccacaccccatacccacccacaccccatacccacccacacccccatacccacccacacccccatacccacccacacccccacccatacccacacacacacccataccccccacacacacacccatacccacacacacacccataccCACCcatacccacccacccacacacccatacccacacacccatacccacccacccacacccccatacccacccacccacacacccatacccacccacccacacacccatacCCACCAATCCACACCTGCCCACACCCACTACTCATCCACACCCATTGACACCTGTCACCCACCCATCACACCAGttttacatacacacacacacacacacacacacacacacacacacacacacacacacacacacacacacaacacacacacacacacacacacacacacacacacacacacacacacacacacacacacaaacacacacacacacacacacacacacacacacacacacacacacacacacacatgcacacacgcattcatacatgcacacactacatgtacatgtggatgcatacacacatacatacatacacatcaCTGCATTGTTCTCACATTGTAATTAGATGAAGACCAAACATTAGAACTTTCTCCTCTCCCTCGAGTACAAACCAGCAATATCAATATTCTGCAGGTTGGTTGCTATCAATTGTAAGTAAAAATTCAGAAAGCTAAACTGCCATTTCCACCATGTTGTTCTGTTCCATCTAAAGATGCCGTACAACATCGTAACACTAAGCCAGCTTAAGAAACCTTACAAACTTGTAGCACAAATACTTACAGACAAATGAGCAACAAGTAGCACTATAAACCCACAAATGGCTGTAGCACTGACATGTTTGCTTGGCTGACCACAAGTCTCTTAATGGTGCAACATtaccaaacaaagcaaacactAGCTCATAACTACAAGAGTGAGATATCAAAATGGAAATTTGCTGATGGGATCGTATTAATTCCATTGCATGTGATCACATGCAGGAAACGACTAAAAAGTAGTCTGACGTCCATTGATTTGTTGATTATCTGAGCGGTTAGTCATTTGTATACAAACCTGCTAAGTGATACATAACAATAGAAGCTACTCATAATTGGAACTTGTGGCATATAAAACTgcacaacagataaacaattCTACTAATGTATGGCATCGTTGCCCTTCGAGaagcgtgcgtgcacacacacacactgacacacacacacacacacacacacacacacacacacacacactggcacacacacacacacacacacacacacacacacacacggtgacaAAAAACAAGTCACCATACAAGAAACAAGTAACTATAAAAGAACCTGCACAATAGAATGGGTTATAGTAAAATGAGTGTGTGCAGAACTGATTCCACTCTCTCCTCCAGTACATGCTATATGTTGACAGGTGTAAGACTACAACATGCCAAACAACATGTATGGACGCAGTAAGCTgaccagaaaactaaaacccCAAATTAGTAAACTGCTCTTTAGAGCCAAAGTGACCACAGCTGCTTACAGATACTGTGCTGAATTGCTATAAACCAAATCAGACTTTGTAGCAACAGGCTATTCATGGTGGCTGCACTCGCCATGCCCAGTGTTGTCATAGAGAATCTGTGACATTTTATAGAGATAACACTGCCACCAGATTGTCTGCGACTGCTTATTCGTCAGGCAAGGCCCTCTTATTTCACAGCTAACCCTTATATCTAAGGGTTGTTCCACAATCCGCAACCTGTGGACGTGCTCGGTAGCAGATGGTGCTGCTCCTGGGAataaaccacacacacacacacacacacacacacacacacacacacacacacacacacacacacacacacacacacacacacacacacacacacaacctctTCTGGGCACCTTCTAATCTAGACTTGAGTGTCCAGCCAGTCCCGTTTCCccaggaggagaaagacctATTACTAATCCAGCAGGTGAGAAATATGTTTAGAGTCTCAGAccttataataataaataaaacatgCCCGAAATGGCGAACAATGTCCGTGCATGCTTATGGTGCAACTACtcttaatttaaatttacGTCTTTTATGTAAcaatttaatattattgatattaacaacatatattgatattgatattaataaccacactatttattaataatatttaattaattaactgataaaTTTTTTGTTAGAACTCACTTGTTGTGCGTATCAGATTGTCAGCGTCTATGTATACAGCTTATCAGCGCTTTGTCTGCTGAACCACCTAGTGCGCTACCTACATGCGCCTAGCCTTCACATCTGACGTcacatttttcatttttcttcCTGAAGCTGGAACAACGACAACACATACGCGCAATGGCAACCAATAGAAAGATCTGCAATTGAGCGTTTACCCTGTTCATTTCATCGTCTGTAAAACGCGCCGTTCGTTCTACAAATCGTCGGTAAAATTTCTATCACGCGCAACAGGTGTTGTTAGTCCCCGGATATAAATATGGTTGGTTTTGTTTGATCGCCCTATTTCTTGTGTTTTTACATCTGTTTTCGGATTTAGAATCTGTTTAGTGCGCTTAATGAAGGCATATCATCTCATCCTAGCGGTTACCGTCGCTCAGTGCAGTCCGAGGAGAGAGTTTTGAAGCCTTTTAGTCAAGAAGCTGAAGTCTGAATGAGTGGGCGGCATGTTTTGTTGGTGATCTGGTGTTTATGGATGTTTGGGTTTGTGTAATAAGGAGTCTGAAGCTTTGAAGCTTTATCAGAGAGCGATTAGTGCGCATCATGCCGGGGATGAGAGTGAAGCTGATGGTCTTTATAGACAATTGCTGCAAACGAGATTTGTGGCTTTAGTGAGTGATGGGAATGTTGGGtcacgcgcgtgcgcgcgcacacacacacacacacacacacagtgacacccacccacccacacacacacacacacacccacccacacacacacacacacacacacacacacacacacacacactgacacacacacacacacacactgacacacacacacacacacacacacacacacacacacacacacacacacacactgacacacacacacacacacacacacacacacacacacacactgacacacacacacacacacagtgacacccacccacccacacacacacacacacacacacacacacacacacacacacacacacacacacactgacacacacacacacacacacacacacactcactcacacacacacacacacacacacagtgacacacacacacacacacacacacacacacacacacacacacacacacacacctgacacacacacacacacacacacacacacacacacacactgacacacacacacacacacacacacacacacacacacagtgacacacacacacacacacacacacacacacacacacacacacacacacacacacacacacacacacactaacacacacacacacacacacacacacactgacacacacacacacacacacacacacactgacacatacacacacacacacacacacacacacacacacacacacacacacacacacacacacacactagaataTATTTGAATGTAGTGACAGGTGAGTGTCTGAGTATCGTGTGATACTTGTTTGCTAGGCTCCTGAGTCGCTGGATGAGGAGAACCTTCACATGTCAAAAGAGTGTCAATTGAAATATGTTGCATACAAGAATCTTGCTACACTGACTGCAAAGCAGGGAAATTATAAGACAGCGCTAGAGTATTATATGAAGGTAAACTGCATCAGAACAAGGTTTTGTTGCTTTcttgttggtctgtctttctgtctgtctctctgtctgtttgtttgtctgtccgtccgtctgtctgtctgtttgtctgtatgtctgttcatccatctgtttgtctgtctgtctgtctgtcctatctgtctgcctgtctgtctgtctgtctgtttgtttgtatatctgtctatccatctgtttgtgtgtttgtttgtctgtttgtctctgtctgtctgtctatctgtctgtctgtctgtctgtctgtttgtccatccatctgtctgtgtgtctgtctgtctgtctttctgtctgtctgtctgtctgtctgtctgtctgtctgtctgcctgtcctttGTATGAAATTTTATCTGCTTCTGATGAGTTTGAGTTGTAAGTTTTCACTTGCAGCTGTGTGATATGTCATGAAGTGGATTTACATCTGGTTTACACAGGCATTGCAGCTAGATTCTTCAGATGCAAGTCTCTGGTATCACACAGGAGTTGCTGGAATGGAGTATGGCAATCTGGTATTGGCAAGACATGCGCTGAATCAGGTACACTTATGGACATttggacggacacacacacacacacactcacacatggacacacactcGCAAcacatttaatttaattatatattaattaaattaattaatatattaattatatattattgctTTTCTAAACTTATTTTAGGGTCTACATCTTAATCAACTGCATTGGTTATGTCTGCACAAGCTCTGCACAGTTCTCTATACTCTCGGCGACGACTCAGGTAGACCTCTTATCCTGAATATCCATTCAAATACACACTCGTAGGGATACAGTACAGGGTACAACGCCAATTATCCAGACTTTTAGCAGAAGCCAAATTGTCCAGATAATCGAAAAAGTGTAGATAAATGAAATGATGGTGTGGTGACTTCCTTGAGTCATACATTGATAGTCAAGAACATAATgaacaaatatttaattaattaatatatacaacaatattaGGTCAATGACTCAACATTTACACATTTAATAATTAGATGTAAAGTCCTCTGTGGTTCCAATTTTAGAGTAAGTTCACAGGTTTGCATGTTGGAatgacgtcacgtgacaaacacgTGAAAGACACGTGCCTTTCGGGCGGAAATAAATTTGTCCAGATTATCAAAATGTTTAGATAATTGTGGTTGTACTGTAATGCAAGTCAGAGCAATTGGGAAGCTGCTTTATATCTTAATAAACACCCTGGGTCATTATTCGAGAAGGCAGTTGTGTTAATTAGAAATAGATGCAATCGTTTGCTTCGTTGTTGATCGTTTACATAAGTAAACGGTTGTTGCCTTTCTTTATTGTTAATTCAGAAG
Encoded here:
- the LOC134178420 gene encoding A disintegrin and metalloproteinase with thrombospondin motifs 18-like — its product is MATLLQFPLVQTLLLLACSWAVVKVVSEEVLTAINNEYKRRGSALFGDEQDIVVPYQVDQQGEFVSWDIASPVRFKRAETEDSQELVSRCFRLTAFKESFHLCVVRNEDLLSPNFVVEIIEANGTIRTDSSRPDCYWKGILKSHPKSSVAISTCDGMTGLLRTSDTEMLIEPLAIELRNKVNVSNGVPHLIKRRPLDSEERKAHSNESLSLEDVFCSVRGKKQRSHTSRGSQSNRSARSSSSFDEDLGDPYIELMVVVDHHMNKKYDNRPKQTEGLVLSLMNIVSLLYSEYPYGVGVKIMVVQLRILQDTQSGLNVNKAIKVALNEFCRWQRQFHVDKGHPSHYDLALLITGVNLCFQDGELCSPSVAGKANSREVCNPNRSCIIVEEMGFVTPFIIAHEIGHMVGMEHDGLSYDPIASKCNPQDGYLMSNIIPHGANTFLWSNCSRESLKAFLRTSKARCLDDKPRNPKQLSSLGGEPGYFYNADIQCRSTVIGARRACTMEIDRDAMRAMLLPSNWTLCEFMVCYTEDGRCVNTSASAADFTPCGGQKVCLRGQCHVKPRQRDGGWSKFYPIGQCTRLCGGGVLTEVRYCNNPSPRYGGRSCVGQNARLKLCNEQPCKSNPRYAECENYNGYVGGRNCSIPGRSHIVDSHWIPYFSDTPGEDCMLYCEMRERKCIYRVGLPVNDGVPCSNNDSYRCINGVCQGLGCDGVIGSNAVVDACNICGGDNSTCKEVTKTFEDKLDKKGYYVIKKFEAGNFRIRVEEMSASDATSLSLLDSDGHYLLDLQSEKIWPNWDYNGTLIVYSSKPGQPEVITIDDPLTRNLHLRVHYSPDLGPNPGIRYIFTRNKTKTRPDISFYWSLDGYSDCSVTCGRGIEAPNFICHRSQRQSPMKPKFCSGIPKPFIAHKSCTRQDCPVAKWYKSVWSLCSSNCGMKSRDVSCREYVNNQPKMMLDESNCKEPKPPSQQTCQPSECSNDCMDRVALACSLVSQLPTFPQLCNQSSTTESSLGSMCCKSCQKHIQATRRRRK